In Cyprinus carpio isolate SPL01 chromosome B7, ASM1834038v1, whole genome shotgun sequence, a genomic segment contains:
- the LOC109092667 gene encoding mothers against decapentaplegic homolog 3-like produces the protein MSILPFTPPIVKRLLGWKKGEQNGQEEKWCENKKAVKSLVKKLKKTGQLDELEKAITTQNVNTKCITIPRSLDGRLQVSHRKGLPHVIYCRLWRWPDLQSHHELRAIELCEFAFHMKKDEVCVNPYHYQRVETPVLPPVLVPRHTEIPSEFPPLDDYSHSIPENTIFPAGIEPQSNYIPETPPPGYISEDGETSDHQMNRSMDTGSPNLSPNPVSPAHNNLDLQPVTYCEPAFWCSISYYELNQRVGETFHASQPSLTVDGFTDPSNSERFCLGLLSNVNRNAAVELTRRHIGRGVRLYYIGGEVFAECLSDSAIFVQSPNCNQRYGWHPATVCKIPPGCNLKIFNNQEFAALLAQSVNQGFEAVYQLTRMCTIRMSFVKGWGAEYRRQTVTSTPCWIELHLNGPLQWLDKVLTQMGSPSIRCSSVS, from the exons ATGTCAATTTTGCCGTTCACTCCGCCGATCGTGAAGAGGTTGCTGGGCTGGAAGAAGGGAGAGCAGAACGGACAGGAGGAGAAATGGTGCGAAAACAAAAAAGCAGTCAAGAGTCTGGTGAAGAAGCTGAAGAAGACGGGACAGCTGGACGAGCTCGAGAAAGCCATCACAACTCAGAATGTCAACACCAAGTGTATCACCATACCACG atcACTAGATGGTCGGTTGCAAGTGTCTCACAGAAAAGGACTCCCTCACGTGATATATTGTCGTCTTTGGCGCTGGCCTGACCTGCAGTCTCATCATGAGCTCAGAGCCATTGAACTCTGTGAGTTTGCCTTTCACATGAAAAAGGACGAGGTCTGTGTCAATCCCTACCATTACCAGCGAGTCGAGACACCAG tTCTTCCTCCAGTGCTGGTGCCTCGTCACACTGAAATCCCCAGTGAGTTTCCTCCTCTGGATGACTACAGTCACTCCATCCCAGAAAACACCATTTTCCCTGCCGGCATTGAACCCCAGAGCAACTACATACCAG agaCGCCCCCACCAGGCTACATCAGTGAGGATGGAGAGACCAGCGATCATCAGATGAACCGCAGTATGGACACAG GGTCTCCAAATCTGTCACCGAACCCTGTTTCTCCTGCCCACAACAATTTAG atcTGCAGCCGGTGACATACTGTGAACCAGCGTTCTGGTGCTCTATTTCCTACTATGAGCTGAACCAGAGAGTCGGTGAAACTTTCCATGCTTCTCAGCCCTCTTTAACAGTAGACGGCTTCACAGACCCATCCAACTCTGAGCGCTTCTGCCTGGGCCTGCTGTCCAACGTGAATCGCAACGCAGCTGTGGAGCTCACACGCAGACACATTG GCCGGGGTGTGCGTTTGTACTACATTGGAGGTGAGGTGTTTGCAGAGTGTCTAAGTGACAGCGCCATTTTTGTTCAGAGTCCCAACTGTAACCAACGTTACGGCTGGCACCCCGCCACTGTTTGCAAGATCCCACCTG GCTGTAATCTGAAGATCTTTAATAACCAGGAGTTTGCAGCTCTTTTAGCCCAGTCTGTGAATCAGGGCTTTGAGGCCGTGTACCAGCTCACCCGCATGTGCACCATTCGCATGAGCTTCGTGAAGGGCTGGGGAGCCGAGTACAG GCGGCAGACAGTGACTAGCACCCCCTGCTGGATAGAACTGCACCTGAACGGTCCTCTTCAGTGGCTGGACAAAGTGCTCACTCAGATGGGCTCCCCCTCCATCCGCTGCTCCAGTGTGTCCTAG